One genomic window of Salvia miltiorrhiza cultivar Shanhuang (shh) chromosome 4, IMPLAD_Smil_shh, whole genome shotgun sequence includes the following:
- the LOC131023339 gene encoding uncharacterized protein LOC131023339: MAAKGEKKLAEKKSAAEKSPAEKKPRAGKKLPKEAGEGPRAWCAQGLRLALESRVDKCVYHLFETNCNKRKGPEITSYSQNSSLPQNARSPSPQNDSPAQKIEVLNSTNATNSPQKSAVNQTSSVETEVSKQNQSQIQNKVKVLKPNQITIPATKPPEPANPTANLPLEPRTSLQMVKRELRKRVCPRISLLL; the protein is encoded by the exons ATGGCAGCCAAAGGAGAGAAGAAGCTTGCCGAGAAGAAATCCGCCGCCGAGAAATCTCCGGCGGAGAAGAAGCCCAGGGCCGGGAAGAAGCTACCGAAGGAGGCCGGCGAGGGGCCCCGCGCCTGGTGCGCACAGGGCCTCCGCCTAGCACTGGAATCGCG AGTAGACAAATGCGTCTATCATCTGTTCGAGACTAACTGCAACAAGAGAAAGGGACCAGAAATTACGTCCT ATTCTCAGAATTCCTCACTGCCCCAGAATGCCAGATCTCCTTCGCCTCAGAATGATTCCCCCGCGCAAAAAATTGAAGTCTTGAACTCGACTAATGCCACGAATTCACCACAGAAATCTGCCGTCAATCAGACTTCCAGTGTTGAAACTGAAGTATCGAAGCAAAATCAAtctcaaattcaaaataaagtTAAAGTCTTGAAGCCGAATCAGATCACAATTCCGGCCACAAAACCTCCCGAACCAGCTAACCCGACGGCGAATTTGCCTCTGGAGCCAAGAACATCTCTGCAAATGGTTAAAAGGGAATTGCGGAAAAGGGTGTGCCCAAGAATCTCACTTCTTCTATGA